The following proteins are encoded in a genomic region of Anticarsia gemmatalis isolate Benzon Research Colony breed Stoneville strain chromosome 17, ilAntGemm2 primary, whole genome shotgun sequence:
- the LOC142979841 gene encoding A disintegrin and metalloproteinase with thrombospondin motifs 16-like — protein sequence MVMYWRKVILAAALSSVLDVSSEPFGNDEHSKQLLEHLTESEKIFLFGANHNEAQFEIAHLKQPKRRKRSLLYDDQDLVGLKKHLDIRLNPRNSFLDPQFLLMRRWSNSTEAVLDQHADEELDLCYYRSDNAALYVCDDVRGVVKNNDTYYFIHPLPERFHDENIKPHVIVKKQMHEDGDKCIEKNEIETNSSPDNKWKKHRRKRDVEYDVNNNIEGFKLNLAHRNKTLTDFIQKLSNGVKRERRAVLPAVFVETAVFVDRDLYKHMTVNFPKDTERELVRFVLAMINAVQLLYHDPSLGRPVNFILKRLEILHEDPANLKRPHDIDRFLSNFCTWQRLENPPGDNDPLHWDHALILTGLDLYVVNKNGKVSSQVVGLAPVAGMCTVTSSCTVNEGRHFESVYVVAHEIGHNLGMRHDGPLADNGCDPSAYIMSPTLGSGKITWSQCSNNYLQKFLDTVQSRCLLDHGNSAGQLDHSAEGILPGERFDADQQCMLKYGRGSRHSGAQSLEDICRDLHCQRERYTWTSHPALEGTRCGEDMYCRGGECVEREGSTVVRGSWGRWSSWSECASACLVDDTHAPAAAGVAVATRRCTRARHENGKNYCVGHDKKYQSCHAQQCSNVPRMTVREFADQICLRARDVDPDLIGTGLQRIDSDDVSSACAVWCDTRGGGYKSRGWSLPDGTACSNVSPMFCISGICQKFTCSSTQDNEFSLRPSDCEWEALRTATPHTPPAKTSGTWRRAVGGQWRPASGCHYHCISPGAGIRLVTAVSRSASRPDTSIQLCRPDGSRPDSGCTQRKSPYQYATMVCTKYKDRVRRLSGLGMQISPALEDPDRPCRIACQDERVSHRFYLVNGHEGWFPLGTSCGKRNASYCVSGKCLEFGPDNTPLSEMVFTLPLLGRNSSSRVSWRSSRHRRSVNHRITVKASLDQTHLDDIIARLNLTHNINDHITYFDAIPEHIDVDFNNPIHIAPEDTLLRKRPRPTWD from the exons GAACATTCAAAACAACTATTGGAACATTTAACAGAGTCTGAAAAAATATTCCTATTCGGTGCCAACCATAATG AAGCACAATTCGAAATCGCACATCTCAAGCAGCCAAAGCGTCGTAAACGCTCATTACTCTACGACGACCAAGACCTAGTCGGTCTGAAGAAGCACCTAGACATCCGACTGAACCCTAGGAACAGCTTCCTGGACCCTCAGTTCCTATTGATGAGAAGGTGGTCTAATAGCACTGAAGCTGTGCTGGACCAACACGCTGATGAAGAGTTGGATCTTTGTTATTATAGAAGTGATAATGCTGCTCTCTATGTTTGTGATGATGTG AGAGGCGTAGTCAAAAATAACGACACCTACTATTTCATACATCCACTGCCAGAAAGATTTCACGATGAGAATATCAAACCTCACGTGATAGTAAAGAAACAAATGCACGAAGACggagacaaatgtatagaaaagaACGAGATAGAAACAAATTCAAGTCCAGACAACAAATGGAAGAAACATAGGAGAAAAAGGGATGTAGAATatgatgtaaataataatatagaaggATTCAAACTAAACTTAGCACATAGGAATAAAACATTGacagattttatacaaaaactgtCGAATGGAGTAAAAAGGGAACGAAGAGCGGTATTACCAGCTGTTTTCGTAGAAACAGCTGTATTTGTTGACAGggatttatacaaacatatgACAGTAAACTTTCCCAAAGATACTGAAAGAGAATTAGTAAGATTTGTACTAGCAATGATTAATGCAGTACAATTGTTATATCACGATCCTTCTTTAGGTAGACCAGTGAACTTTATATTGAAAAGACTGGAGATTCTACACGAAGATCCTGCAAATTTGAAGAGACCTCACGATATTGATAGATTTTTGAGTAACTTTTGCACGTGGCAAAGGCTGGAGAATCCACCGGGAGATAATGATCCGTTGCACTGGGATCATGCACTGATACTGACTGGATTGGACCTGTATGTAGTGAACAAGAATGGAAAAGTCAGCAGTCAGGTTGTGG GTTTAGCACCAGTGGCAGGCATGTGTACGGTAACGAGTAGCTGTACAGTCAATGAAGGAAGACACTTCGAGAGCGTGTATGTCGTCGCACACGAGATTGGACATAA CCTGGGCATGCGCCACGATGGTCCCCTAGCAGACAACGGTTGTGATCCAAGCGCGTACATCATGAGCCCTACTCTTGGCAGTGGAAAGATCACTTGGTCACAATGCAGTAATAACTATCTACAGAAGTTCCTTGA TACGGTCCAATCTCGATGTCTACTGGACCATGGAAACTCAGCCGGTCAATTGGACCACAGCGCCGAAGGAATCCTACCCGGAGAGAGATTTGACGCAGATCAGCAAT gCATGTTGAAATACGGACGGGGTAGCAGACATTCAGGCGCTCAGAGTTTGGAAGACATCTGCAGAGACTTGCACTGTCAACGAGAAAGGTATACGTGGACCAGTCACCCTGCTCTTGAAGGAACTAGGTGTGGAGAGGATATG TATTGCCGCGGAGGGGAGTGCGTCGAACGTGAAGGTTCCACCGTAGTGCGAGGTTCATGGGGGCGCTGGTCGAGCTGGTCCGAGTGCGCGTCTGCTTGTCTCGTGGACGATACTCATGCGCCTGCTGCGGCTGGTGTTGCTGTTGCTACCAGGAGGTGTACTAGAGCTAG GCACGAAAATGGCAAGAACTACTGCGTAGGTCACGACAAGAAATACCAATCATGTCACGCACAACAG TGCAGTAACGTACCGAGAATGACAGTGAGGGAGTTCGCAGATCAAATATGTTTAAGAGCTCGCGATGTTGATCCTGATCTCATTGGAACTGGACTGCAGAGAATAGACTCTGATG atGTAAGCAGTGCATGTGCTGTTTGGTGTGACACGAGAGGTGGAGGATACAAGTCTCGCGGCTGGAGTCTACCAGACGGAACTGCCTGTTCTAATGTCTCACCTATGTTCTGTATTTCAGGAATTTGCCAG AAATTCACATGTTCTTCGACCCAAGACAACGAATTTTCGTTAAGACCAAGCGACTGCGAATGGGAAGCACTTAGGACTGCTACACCACATACACCACC AGCAAAAACATCAGGCACTTGGCGCAGAGCAGTCGGAGGTCAATGGCGTCCAGCAAGTGGCTGCCACTACCACTGCATCTCACCGGGAGCTGGCATACGACTAGTCACTGCTGTATCACGATCTGCCTCTAGACCAGACACTAGCATACAACTATGCAGGCCTGATGGTAGTCGACCTGATTCC GGTTGTACTCAAAGAAAATCTCCATATCAATACGCAACGATGGTTTGTACTAAATACAAGGACAGAGTTAGACGGTTATCCGGCTTGGGAATGCAGATATCACCGGCTTTAG AGGATCCCGATCGACCATGTCGGATAGCCTGTCAAGATGAACGAGTATCACATCGATTCTACTTAGTAAACGGACACGAAGGATGGTTCCCTCTGGGTACTTCTTGTGGGAAGAGAAATGCTTCTTATTGCGTTAGCGGCAAATGCTTG GAATTCGGTCCAGACAACACCCCACTATCAGAGATGGTGTTCACTCTCCCTCTATTAGGCCGCAACAGCAGTTCGCGTGTGAGTTGGCGCTCGTCGAGACATCGTCGCAGTGTGAACCACCGCATCACTGTGAAGGCCAGCCTGGACCAGACGCACTTGGACGATATTATTGCTAGGCTTAATCTTACAC ACAACATAAACGACCACATAACATACTTCGACGCGATACCAGAACACATAGACGTGGACTTCAACAATCCTATACACATAGCGCCTGAAGATACGTTACTAAGAAAAAGACCAAGACCTACGTGGGACTAG
- the dgt3 gene encoding dim gamma-tubulin 3, with product MNDLNEMSDEEFVPFLHSLGAETYKKSFEWMLNDRDFAGVLRWLFNNLDHNNALTAREECRYLELEKKGLLLSLEDLEASVNSIQEQYEGICLPGDKEAVEDVKLDISLMKERLSVLERQEEVVKDLMRQNELIKEELNLEITKLSSAHQQFVEDENNAADECMTLAQEVETLTEGVMDVIADTLDVYGTCHADKDNAKKFFTFGPFEAYRQSQSLFRSHFDLYTSKKFAKKMSDTASDEELRSALVEAKNMEERLSDAAWAYIESKAELSGEQAKLALVNNYKDVHPSQITTCLLEAQSAVELLEQEESIVYQQLHTAVRQLVDARTSLAVETTASCALAVRQQIHTDLTHLLDTSQRALCLDRVVYTALRHELRTVEQCLQFAAQLRHYATAEADAVCSRIDSMNEIYAEQTACEVKLNSSDILMQALFLILGTKSGNDVQSLVKLYNDLMSEAKELKDNVTEGYKSKEKSIQYIKTSTQSLRDYIWDGCTRQPNSCDRTVAALTHALTQRIDTVERRVLDASNVFTSVKNGDKQHLRKLWQWFLTDPPKLMAALKNANCK from the exons ATGAATGACTTAAACGAGATGAGTGATGAGGAATTCGTACCATTTCTCCATAGTTTAGGTGCGGAAACATATAAAAAGTCGTTTGAATGGATGTTGAACGATCGTGATTTCGCGGGAGTTTTGCGGTGGCTTTTCAACAATTTAGATCATAATAATGCCTTGACTGCTCGTGAAGAATGCCG ATACTTAGAACTAGAGAAGAAAGGTCTACTATTATCGCTGGAAGATCTAGAAGCTTCTGTCAACAGTATTCAGGAGCAGTATGAAGGTATTTGTTTACCGGGAGACAAGGAGGCGGTTGAAGATGTCAAGTTAGATATAAGTCTGATGAAGGAGCGGCTAAGTGTGTTGGAAAGACAGGAGGAAGTGGTAAAGGACTTAATGAGGCAGAATGA GCTAATAAAAGAAGAACTCAACCtagaaataacaaaactaaGCTCAGCACATCAACAGTTTGTAGAGGATGAGAATAATGCAGCCGATGAATGCATGACTCTTGCACAGGAGGTAGAAACTCTTACTGAAGGAGTGATGGATGTGATTGCTGATACTCTTGATGTGTATGGCACTTGTCATGCTGATAAG GACAATGCCAAGAAATTCTTCACATTTGGGCCGTTTGAGGCATACAGGCAGTCACAATCACTGTTCAGATCTCACTTTGATCTGTACACATCTAAGAAGTTTGCCAAGAAGATGAGTGACACTGCATCTGATGAGGAATTGAGATCTGCTTTAGTTGAAGCTAAGAATATGGAGGAgag ATTGTCTGATGCAGCATGGGCGTACATAGAATCAAAGGCAGAGCTGTCTGGTGAACAAGCCAAGCTTGCTCTTGTTAACAATTATAAAGATGTACATCCTTCTCAAATTAC tacatGTCTACTAGAAGCGCAAAGTGCAGTGGAACTATTAGAACAAGAGGAATCTATTGTATATCAGCAGTTGCACACAGCTGTCAGGCAATTGGTTGATGCCAGAACTTCATTGGCTGTGGAGACCACTGCCAGTTGTGCTTTGGCTGTTAGACA GCAAATCCACACAGACCTAACCCACCTACTAGACACGTCACAGCGCGCGCTGTGCCTGGACCGCGTGGTGTACACGGCGCTCCGCCACGAGCTGCGCACGGTGGAGCAGTGCCTGCAGTTCGCCGCTCAGCTCAGACACTACGCCACCGCTGAGGCTGATGCTGTCTGTAGCAGGATT GATTCAATGAACGAAATCTACGCAGAACAAACGGCTTGTGAAGTGAAACTTAACTCATCAGATATACTCATGCAAGCATTATTCCTCATACTGGGTACCAAGTCGGGTAATGACGTACAATCGCTGGTCAAACTGTACAATGACTTGATGTCAGAGGCCAAGGAACTGAAAGACAACGTTACTGAAGGATATAAGAGCAAGGAGAAGTCTATTCAGTATat TAAAACATCCACGCAGTCCCTCCGCGATTACATCTGGGACGGTTGCACGCGACAACCGAACAGCTGCGACAGGACCGTGGCGGCGCTCACACACGCGCTCACTCAGCGCATCGACACTGTGGAGCGACGAGTACTGGACGCTAGCAACGTGTTCACTAGCGTTAAG AATGGTGATAAGCAACACTTGAGAAAACTTTGGCAGTGGTTCCTGACTGATCCTCCGAAACTAATGGCTGCATTGAAGAATGCTAATTGCAAGTGA